The genomic region ctttcttttcgttTCAATTTCTTGGTTTTACAATTagggaaaattgtaaacaaaagcTATTTTTGTAGGTGACCAAGGATGACTACCCGGTCATTTTTCATGACAACTTTATTGGCGCCAAGGACAAGGTTAGTTTGGAATTATTATCAAACAGACCCTTGAAttccttgatttttattttcctgCTGACTATTGATGTTATATGTAATTTTGTTTCAGGGTGTTTTCAAGGAGGAAAGGGTTACAGACATTACTCTGCTACAATTTCTCTCCTACGGACCCCAGAAAGAGGCCGGAAAGGTAACACAAATGGTTATTTTTTCCAATTCCAAATCGATAAAATGTATGTGGATGTTCTGTTAATAAGTCtattttttcattcattcaaatgCAGGTGGGGAGGCCCTTGgtcagaaaaataaaagatggGAGGATTTTTGACTGGAAGGTAGAACAGGATGACTCGCTATGCACATTGCAAGAGGTGTTCGAGAAAGTTGAGCATTCCAAGGGTTTTAACATTGAATTGAAGTTCGATGATCAGATTGtctacaaagaagaaaaactcgAACATGTTCTTCAAGTAATTTTGCAGGTAAGGATGCCTAATTGCTCAGCGTGTTCTATAGGACATAATATGTACTAAGATTTCTTTAAACAGGTGGTGACTAAGTACGCGAAAGATAGACCGATCCTGTTTTCGAGCTTTCAGCCTGATGCTGCATTGCTGATGAGAAAATTGCAGACCACATACCCTGTAAGATCACATTCTAAACTTTATGTTGAAGCGTATTGAAAATGGTCTACTTTTCTGAACCAGCATTGGATGCAATCCAGGTTTACTTCCTCACTAACGGAGGGTCTGAAATTTACACGGATGTTCGAAGGAATTCGCTGGAAGAGGCCATGAAGGTGTGTTTGGGAGGTGGTTTGCAAGGAATTGTATCAGAAGTAAAAGCTATCATGAGAAATCCAGGGGCAGTGACTAAGATTAAACAGGCCAAACTTTGCATTATAACCTATGGACAATTAAAGTAAGCCATCACTTTGGTAAAAGCACTTTTCAGATCAGAAGTACTTATCCATCTAATGATATGATCATATCCTTTGTGAACTTGCAGCAATGTGCCAGATGCTGTATACATGCAACTTCTAATGGGGGTTGAGGGAGTGATTGTTGACCTTGTCCGAGAGATCACAGAGGCGGTTTCCGACTAGAACTGAACCCGAATTCATGTCACAGAAGGACAGACTTGGAACTTTTGCAGGAAAGGTTATGCCATAGTAGATACAACGTTGAGGGCCAATTAACGTGGCCAGAACCAGATGAAAAATTGTGTACAGAGCAACATTTTACTGACCATaccttagtttttgttttttggttgtaTCCAAATGGTTTCCCAAATGGAAGATGAGTTTGGAGTTCAAATTTTAATCGACAATGAATTTTGGAATATATTGTGTGCTCAAACGACATAATTAAGCAGATTAGGCCTGCAGGAAAAAAAATACCAGGCCTTGTTAGCAAATCTGAGGGGCACGTCTAACTTGACGGGGTTGGGCTAAATTGGACACAAGTTTTACCAACTCTAGTCCAATTTTGAAATCGAGACTTTAGGTGCAAGCTTAATCAACTAAGCTACAATCGACATACAATTTTCTTTGAACATGCGTAACACATAAGTACTACTTGAGAAACTTAACTGCTGATctgaataattttatttgtatccCCTCTCAACCTCCGTTATAATAAATATTAAAGGAAATATTCTTGGCACTTCTTTTGCACTCGAttctaataacaattctcatacTACATTAAAAGTTGTAGATTCTAGGTTCAGTGCCTCTTGTTCTTTCAAATATTACAATATATGAATAATTCCACTTACACACACAAAACCAACCCTCGTTAATTGAGGTGAGCTAGATCATTATATGTTAACAAATGTATTGATTTTGTATGTCTAGACCCTAAATAATCGTACTCTacggttaaaaaaaatatcctATAACCCCTATAAAATGGAACAAAGTTAAAAGTGACCAAGTACTTTGCTTCTAAAACAAGAATACAAATACCCTCTTAATTTCTTGGAACGAGGTCTAAAAAAGACGCAACTTTACAATGGAGAGATATTTATGTGCCCCCAGAACATGAGGCGGTACGCCACACGTTAGTATACAAttggtggaaaaaaaaaattcaaatgacattccaattgtataattacataTGATGTCTTACTTGTGTTTCGAATACATTGAAAGATCTTTCTTTACAATGAGGGTGATACACACATCATCAAGTGGGCCAGTTTGTTGACACGCCCAAAGACGCCCATCTTTTTGTTAGCATTTGATGGGCCTTTTCAGGAGGAGAGGAAGTTTCTCTCTAGCGTGCACTGCAAAGCATTTGATTCCAAAGTTGGCAGTTCAGGAAAAGTACTtattcaaagaaagaaaagtacgGTTCGTGTACGTTGTTTGATACGTATaagtattaaaataataataataataataataaatttaaagaatttaaaattaaaaaaaaaaagtagaaaagtCAGGACAACAACATTATATAGGATTAGTACCATCATTGTACCATCATCACCTCATAAACTTTGTTCGACGTTTATATAATTGTATCGTAATCATTTGTAAATTAACAAGCTAGCAAAAAATCAGCCCAACAAAGCAAAATACAACTTTTACTTCGAAAATCCATGCACAAGGCTTCTAATTGTCAAATTTCAACCTCGAGAAC from Pyrus communis chromosome 4, drPyrComm1.1, whole genome shotgun sequence harbors:
- the LOC137732697 gene encoding glycerophosphodiester phosphodiesterase GDPD2-like; amino-acid sequence: MALKAVHVSNVPNLDQVTENTAALAVYSPWLAQGVKDEGEEMKWGYKWPKFVVMGHRGSGMNMLQSSDAKLKSIKENSILSFNAAAQFPIDFVEFDVQVTKDDYPVIFHDNFIGAKDKGVFKEERVTDITLLQFLSYGPQKEAGKVGRPLVRKIKDGRIFDWKVEQDDSLCTLQEVFEKVEHSKGFNIELKFDDQIVYKEEKLEHVLQVILQVVTKYAKDRPILFSSFQPDAALLMRKLQTTYPVYFLTNGGSEIYTDVRRNSLEEAMKVCLGGGLQGIVSEVKAIMRNPGAVTKIKQAKLCIITYGQLNNVPDAVYMQLLMGVEGVIVDLVREITEAVSD